A section of the Geminocystis sp. M7585_C2015_104 genome encodes:
- a CDS encoding AAA family ATPase — protein MREILKNLYGVIKPLYTYMKFVIITGELDFLKVPLFSGPNQLQDITLNSNYSTIWGYGEKTTNRIRGETSRTRIIRNKKVVQWPFFLWRRKGLLHLSEKQFKPH, from the coding sequence ATCAGAGAAATCCTAAAAAACCTGTACGGCGTCATCAAGCCCCTCTATACCTATATGAAATTTGTTATCATAACGGGGGAATTAGATTTTTTAAAAGTTCCATTGTTTTCCGGCCCTAATCAACTCCAAGATATAACACTAAACTCCAACTACTCTACTATCTGGGGCTACGGGGAAAAAACTACAAACCGTATTCGAGGGGAAACTTCAAGGACGAGAATTATCAGAAATAAAAAAGTGGTACAATGGCCATTCTTCCTGTGGCGAAGAAAAGGTTTATTACACCTCTCAGAAAAACAGTTTAAACCCCACTAG
- the pseI gene encoding pseudaminic acid synthase: protein MIEIANRKVGEGLPVFTVAELSANHLQDLNLAMKTIEAIRESGADAVKLQTYTPDTITIDARNEYFMIKESTLWDGQYLYDLYKKAYTPWDWHDKLFEYAKKLGLVCFSSPFDKTAVDLLEKLNTPAYKVASFEITDIPLIEYIASKGKPVIISTGIATLSDIEEAVNACRRMGNEQIVLLKCVSEYPTPHEDAHLRTIPNMRETFGVPVGLSDHTPGISVPVAAVALGAVMVEKHFILDRNLKSPDSAFSLTPAEFKAMVEAIRQVEKALGKVTYDLTPRQRQMKKFSRSLFVVKELKKGEVFTEENVRSIRPGYGLAPKYLPQVLGKKAKKDISKGTPLSWELIEE from the coding sequence ATGATAGAAATAGCAAATAGGAAGGTAGGAGAAGGCCTGCCCGTTTTCACAGTGGCCGAACTTTCCGCTAACCACCTGCAGGATTTGAACCTGGCCATGAAGACTATAGAGGCCATAAGGGAATCCGGTGCAGATGCGGTAAAGCTACAAACCTACACCCCGGATACTATAACCATAGATGCAAGGAATGAATACTTCATGATAAAAGAGAGCACTCTATGGGATGGCCAATATTTATACGACCTTTACAAAAAAGCCTACACCCCCTGGGACTGGCATGACAAACTGTTCGAGTACGCCAAAAAGCTGGGGCTTGTATGTTTCTCCTCGCCTTTTGATAAGACTGCTGTAGACCTTTTGGAAAAACTCAACACGCCCGCCTACAAGGTGGCTTCTTTTGAGATAACTGACATACCCCTGATAGAATACATAGCCAGCAAGGGAAAACCCGTTATCATCTCCACGGGCATTGCTACCCTATCAGACATAGAAGAGGCCGTCAACGCCTGCAGGAGGATGGGCAACGAGCAAATAGTACTTTTGAAGTGCGTATCCGAATATCCTACCCCACACGAGGATGCCCACCTGAGAACAATCCCCAACATGAGGGAAACCTTTGGAGTGCCCGTGGGACTTTCTGACCACACTCCGGGCATATCCGTGCCCGTGGCCGCAGTGGCATTAGGTGCGGTAATGGTAGAAAAGCACTTCATCCTGGACAGAAACCTAAAAAGCCCAGACAGTGCCTTTTCCCTCACCCCAGCCGAATTCAAAGCCATGGTGGAGGCCATCCGTCAGGTAGAAAAAGCCCTCGGAAAGGTGACTTATGACCTCACACCTAGGCAAAGACAGATGAAGAAATTCTCCCGAAGTCTGTTTGTAGTAAAAGAGCTAAAAAAGGGTGAGGTTTTCACTGAAGAGAATGTCAGAAGCATCAGGCCTGGCTACGGGCTGGCACCTAAGTATTTGCCCCAAGTGTTGGGGAAGAAGGCAAAAAAAGACATCTCTAAAGGAACACCCCTTAGCTGGGAACTGATAGAAGAATAG